In Candida orthopsilosis Co 90-125, chromosome 6 draft sequence, the following are encoded in one genomic region:
- a CDS encoding Cbp3 protein (S. cerevisiae homolog CBP3 has role respiratory chain complex III assembly and localizes to integral to mitochondrial membrane), translating to MFRSHTKLTCRPVRLLSQTTKVPFQVRNSVLDKHRLEQDVVESPTNMAQESHLPVIEQDLKIKPRQPKAKAPFLSKAEDDPNNARLSSFKEKIGQWIVSTFSVDMDKSRSGPVAGGIYFGECKRQALVYPDEPMSDSAKFYFQTLGLPVSFSQQVQITILHYWILSVRMRALPFKYAKQYQQKLVDRIFEDLSSRMTTELGIKSGRLIEGYLKDYHTQLLGSVLSYDEGLSTDDITLAAALWRNVFNANGNVDIRHVEALLVYVRSQLYVLNKMTDRAFGFGKFKFVPPDQVVQPISKQQEELIKQKTKEEFASMTLPSQKSVLSMDE from the coding sequence ATGTTCAGATCCCATACCAAGTTGACCTGCAGACCAGTAAGGCTTTTATCACAAACTACTAAAGTCCCATTTCAAGTCAGAAACTCCGTCCTTGACAAGCATAGATTAGAACaggatgttgttgaatcaccaacaaataTGGCTCAAGAATCACATTTGCCAGTGATAGAGCAAGACTTGAAAATCAAACCTCGTCAACCAAAAGCCAAAGCTCCATTTTTGTCAAAAGCTGAGGATGACCCAAACAATGCTAGGCTATCTTCattcaaagaaaagattggTCAGTGGATCGTATCTACATTTTCCGTTGATATGGATAAGTCCAGAAGTGGACCTGTTGCAGGTGGGATTTACTTTGGTGAATGTAAAAGACAAGCGTTAGTATACCCAGATGAACCAATGAGTGATTCGGCCAAATTTTACTTCCAAACTTTGGGGTTGCCTGTATCATTTTCCCAACAAGTACAAATTACTATTTTACATTATTGGATTCTTTCAGTCAGGATGAGAGCTCTACCTTTCAAATATGCTAAACAGTATCAACAGAAATTAGTTGATCGTATTTTCGAAGATTTGCTGTCAAGAATGACCACTGAATTGGGTATAAAATCAGGAAGATTGATTGAAGgatatttgaaagattaCCACACGCAATTATTAGGAAGTGTGTTGAGTTATGATGAAGGATTACTGACTGATGATATAACATTAGCTGCTGCATTATGGAGAAATGTATTCAACGCTAATGGTAATGTCGATATAAGGCATGTTGAGGCATTATTAGTGTATGTGAGATCACAATTGTATGTGTTGAATAAAATGACTGATAGAGCATTTGGGTTTGGTAAGTTTAAATTTGTGCCCCCAGATCAAGTAGTACAACCAATTTCCAAGCAACAAGAGGAGTTGATTAAACAAAAGACTAAGGAAGAGTTTGCCAGTATGACTTTACCATCTCAGAAATCTGTTTTATCAATGGATGAATAA
- a CDS encoding hypothetical protein (two adjacent ORFs in C. orthopsilosis correspond one gene in C. parapsilosis), which translates to MKQTILKPLRTVRNALWGVPPSDPKERRYLFKLDTFVLTYVCLLYWVNYLDRANIANAYVSGMREELNLSGKDFNVINTIFYIGYIITMIPHNLILLKIRPRYWLTFCASAWSLLTLGSTK; encoded by the coding sequence ATGAAGCAGACGATACTCAAACCGCTCAGAACAGTTCGTAATGCACTTTGGGGTGTTCCACCATCCGATCCCAAAGAAAGACGATACTTGTTCAAACTTGACACTTTTGTGCTCACATATGTATGTCTTCTTTACTGGGTTAACTATCTTGACCGTGCAAACATTGCTAATGCTTATGTGTCTGGGATGAGAGAAGAGTTGAACTTGAGTGGTAAAGAtttcaatgtcatcaacaccatttTTTACATTGGTTACATTATAACTATGATTCCtcacaatttgattttgttgaagatcAGACCCCGTTATTGGTTGACGTTTTGTGCAAGTGCTTGGTCCCTCCTCACCTTGGGTAGTACAAAGTGA
- a CDS encoding Srp72 protein (S. cerevisiae homolog SRP72 has sequence has in protein targeting to ER and localizes to signal particle, endoplasmic reticulum targeting): MSGSVVDAFKSLKVDSDSSPSEFKHIYQVSFEYLSKVKNFNDLQSFKNCLVALINLDQYEQATKIISKVPENLIEPLILEITYVYYKIGKSREILQLYEKYQPKIESRQVQTGLKHVLAQTHYKIGDYQKALSLYKELINASSDNQSDLLVNEQAIISQLIFQTDETSVTRSCSELDSSNYDMLFNEAFIEIAKANYVKALQLLQQAHKVCSENNLTDEDLETELLPINLTIAYVYQVQGKKAKSDEILFGVNIDNVHDTLLKLILKNNIQSEKTIDDANFIDRQLNYYETIRQSKQKITLLQLESFLKNSLVLRFATGTLSTNQLNSESCLNLGLVSAAYKVLSRNDVSYNSLKRGKNKPVGRKLVRYIRKESKSDLKEAAVLLLVYANSQTGSFDQSLPFLEKLAMESQDQPKFSPGLIGTLIHVYEATHNINKLRTLLTNLTERLLYTTGDAFKDENYYNCAKIIAMKNYGFNSDSSKQLFEFLHGSKPDDELINSLLSNSNDNLTSVSELESSKSIEDILSINLDELIPSKTKPTQSVVKKSSKITKRKRSPKFGKDKVIKPEGEFKLDDERWLPLKLRSYYKPTKKDRKKTSAGHQGAVESSPAPTAHTSSGNSNKKKKKKGKK, encoded by the coding sequence ATGAGTGGGTCAGTAGTAGACGCTTTCAAAAGCTTGAAGGTAGATAGTGACTCCTCACCATCAGAATTCAAACACATTTATCAAGTATCGTTTGAATACTTGTccaaagtgaaaaatttcaacgATTTGCAATCGTTTAAGAATTGTCTTGTGgcattgatcaatttggaCCAATATGAACAAGCCACCAAAATCATTTCTAAAGTCCCCGAAAATTTAATTGAGCCATTGATTTTAGAAATCACATACGTTTATTACAAGATTGGGAAATCAAGAGAAATATTGCAACTCTATGAAAAATACCAACCCAAAATTGAGTCTAGACAAGTGCAAACAGGATTGAAACATGTCTTGGCGCAGACCCATTATAAAATTGGTGATTATCAAAAAGCCTTGAGCTTGTAtaaagaattgatcaatgcATCGTCTGACAATCAAAGTGATCTATTAGTCAATGAACAAGCAATTATTTCACAGTTGATTTTCCAAACCGATGAGACATCGGTGACAAGATCTTGCTCGGAGTTGGATTCCTCCAACTATGACATGTTATTCAATGAGGCTTTTAtagaaattgcaaaagcGAACTACGTTAAAGctttgcaattgttgcaaCAAGCCCACAAAGTGTGCTCTGAAAATAACTTAACTGATGAAGACCTTGAGACTGAATTACTTCCAATTAATTTGACAATTGCTTATGTTTATCAAGTACAGGGTAAAAAAGCAAAGAGTGATGAAATCTTGTTTGGTGTGAACATTGACAATGTACATGATACATTgctcaaattgattttgaaaaataacaTTCAGTCAGAAAAGACTATTGATGATGCAAACTTCATTGACAGACAATTAAACTATTATGAAACTATTCGACAACTGAAGCAAAAGATCACCTTGCTTCAGTTGGAGtcgtttttgaaaaacagTTTAGTCTTGAGATTTGCCACTGGTACATTGTCCACCAACCAATTAAACTCAGAATCGTGTCTTAATCTTGGATTGGTTTCAGCGGCTTACAAAGTCTTGTCCAGGAATGATGTCAGCTACAATAGTCtcaaaagaggaaaaaaCAAACCAGTGGGTAGAAAGTTGGTACGGTATATTCGAAAAGAGTCTAAATCGGATCTAAAGGAAGCGGCAGTGTTACTCTTGGTCTATGCCAATTCACAAACTGgttcttttgatcaaagttTACCATTCTTGGAGAAACTTGCTATGGAATCACAAGATCAACCTAAATTCTCTCCTGGGCTTATTGGAACTCTTATACATGTTTATGAAGCTACCcacaatatcaataaaCTAAGGACATTGCTTACAAACTTGACTGAAAGGTTATTATACACCACAGGGGATGCATTCAAGGATGAAAACTATTACAATTGTGCCAAGATTATTGCCATGAAGAACTACGGTTTTAACAGTGATAGCTccaaacaattgtttgagTTTTTACATGGCTCAAAACCGGATGATGAGTTGATAAATTCTcttttgtcaaattcaaacgATAATTTGACATCAGTTTCAGAGTTGGAGTCGTCCAAATCCATTGAAGACATTTTATCCATCAActtggatgaattgataCCAAGCAAAACCAAGCCAACTCAGTCAGTGGTTAAAAAATCAAGCAAAATCACAAAAAGGAAGCGCTCTCCTAAATTTGGAAAGGACAAGGTGATTAAGCCTGAAGGTGAATTTAAATTAGACGATGAAAGATGGTTgcctttgaaattgagaagTTATTACAAGCCAACAAAGAAGGATAGGAAGAAAACAAGTGCAGGGCATCAAGGTGCAGTCGAGTCATCTCCTGCCCCTACAGCACATACATCACTGGGCAATAgtaacaaaaagaagaagaagaagggtAAAAAGTAG